Below is a genomic region from Demequina sp. NBRC 110054.
TCGGGGGTCGGATCGGGAGAGATGTCGGGCGCGACGTCGCCCGCGCTGGATGCCCCCGCATCGTCCTCGCGCTCACGCGCCATGGTCCGCTCCTCCCCGGCGGGGCCCGCGCGCAGACGACCCCGAAGGGACGCCCGCGCAGGGCCGCTCCCCTCATCCTAGATCCGTGCTCCGTTCCTGGTACACGCTTCGAAGCGCGCATACAATCCAGAGGTAGATACACGTGCGAGGAGCAACCATGCGGACGTCCACTCTTGCCAGGCGATTGCTCGCGCTCGCGGCCGTCGTGGCCCTCGCCGGCTGCTACACGGCGCCGTCGCAGGAAGCGATCAGCGCGTCGCACTCGTCGTTCCTGTCCTCCCAGGCCGCGTCCGAGGCTGCCTCGGCGGCCGGCATCGTCACCTACTCGCTGTCGCAGGAGGACGAGGACAACAACGTCAGCTACATCGTCACCGCGCAGGAGCAGACGATCGACGTGTACGGCGAGGCGGGTGGCGAGGTCAGGCAGACCATCGACGCGGAGGAGGTCCTCACCGTCCCCGACGCGACCCCGCTCGCCTTCCTTGTGAAGACGCGGGCGACGGACTGGTACGAGGTCTACCTGCCGGTGCGGCCCAACGGGACAACCGGCTGGGTGCGGGCCGAGGACGTGAAGGTCGCCACGACGACGTTCTGGATCGAGGTGTCCGTCGCGGACTTCGAGCTCAGCGTGTGGAACGGCACCGAGGAGGTGTTCACGACCGAGATCGGCGTGGGCCGCGACGACCGGCCGACCCCGGGCGGCGTCTACTACATTCGCGAGCTGCTCGCGGTGCCCGATGCGACGGGCGTCTACGGGCCGTATGCGTATGGGCTCTCGGGCTTCCAGCCGGTCCTCGACGACTTCAACGGCGGCGAGGCGATCATCGGCATCCACGGCACGAACGAGCCGGACAAGCTCGGATCGTTCGTCTCGAGCGGCTGCATCCGGATGAGCAACGACGCGATCACCGAGATCGTCGAGGAGATCGGCCTGCCGCTCGGCACCCCGGTCTACATCGACGAGGAGGAGTAGGGCGCCAGGCCCCGGACATGCGAAGCCGGCACCGACCCGCAAATTCTGGGCGGGCGGATCGGCGCCGGCTTCGGGGGGTTCGTCTCGCGGCCCCTCCCGCTGGCGAGTGCATGGGGGCGTGTCCAGCGGGGTCCGGTGATGGGGCTTGTCGCGGACGGCCTCCCCGGAAGTGACGGCCGGGCCGAGAGGGCTCTCGGCCCGACCGTCCTCTAGTGCTTCAGTGGTGTCATCCCGTGTAGGTCGGGGTGGCGGTGACCGCCGTGGCGGCCGTGGCAGACAGGACCTTGGTTGTCGTGGTCACTGGCTCCGTCGTCTTGGTCTCGCCTCCGGCGAGCTCTCCACCTTCCGGCTCGACGCAGGTGTCCTGCGTGCCGGTGGCGAGGGTCTCCGTCTGGCCTTGGTAGGTGCCCTCGACCGTCCAGTCGTAACCGGTGGTCGGAAGGCCCTCAGAGACACTCCACATGTACGACTCCAACCCGGTGTCGTCGTCGAGCGTGAAGTGCATGTCGTCGCCGATGTACACGTCGAACGTGACCGTGTCCTCGGGGACGGTGGCGTATTCGGCGTCCAGGCTGAAGCCGGCCTCGCACGAGGTCTCGATCGTCAGCGTCGGCGTCGTGAGCGGCGTGGTGCCGAGGCACACTCCCGTGTACTCGGTGCCTGTCCACTCCCAGGTGCCCTCGCCGAGCGCGTAGCCCTCGGTCGCGGTGCCTGTGAGCGTCCACATGCCGGTCGGCTCGTCGAAGACCTTGGAGTACATGACGCCGTCGATGACGTCGCCATCCATGACCTCCATCGGCTCGTCGTCGACCATCATCAGGAACAGGTCGTTCGTGAGCACACCCTCGGGGTTGCACTTCGGCAGATACAGCACCTCAGGCGCCTCGACGATGCAGTCGGTGAAGTCCTCCATGTGGGTGAAGGTCAGCATGAACACCGGGAACGGCCCGTCCGGGTAGAACGCGTAGCCGTACGGTGCGTAGGCGGTGACCGTCCACTCCATGTCGTCGGAGTCGTAGGTCAGCCGGTACCAGACGCCGTCGATCGGGGTGAGGACCCCGGGCTCGAGCGGTGTTCCGTCGATCGCTGCCGTCGTGTTCGCCTCGGCGCCGCACGTGTCGGTCCACGTGGGCTCCGTCGCGACGACGGGGCAGTGCCAGCGAGCCTCGAAGAATCCGGTGACCTCTGTCTGATCCCTGTCATCCTCGAAGTAGTAGCCGTAGGCCGGCGTGGCCGTCACGAACCACTTCTGGATCTGGTGGTTGAACGTCAGCTTGTACCAGACGTGGTTGATGAGCACCGGGTCGCCGAGGTACAGCGTCTGGTCGCCCACCTTGATGATGTCGTTCGCTGCGCCGATCCCGCAGACCTTGGTCCTCGTGGGGGTCACCGGTTCGATCGGGCACGGGAACTTCTCCTCGTGGAACACCTTCGACTTCACGGGGTGCTTGAACGTGTAGCCGTCCTCGGGCGAGAAGCTCACCTTCCACTTGCCGTCGTCCATCGTCAGCGTGTACCAGACGTGGTCGATCAGCATCGGCACGTCGGCCTCGAGCATCTGTCCGTCCACCTTGAACATGTCGTTGTAGGCGTCGACGCCACACATCTTGACCTGCGTGACCTCGGCGGGCATCACGTACATCGGGCATCTCTCACCCGAGTCCGTGTACGAGCCGACCATCATGGCCGTGGACTGGTCCT
It encodes:
- a CDS encoding L,D-transpeptidase; this encodes MRTSTLARRLLALAAVVALAGCYTAPSQEAISASHSSFLSSQAASEAASAAGIVTYSLSQEDEDNNVSYIVTAQEQTIDVYGEAGGEVRQTIDAEEVLTVPDATPLAFLVKTRATDWYEVYLPVRPNGTTGWVRAEDVKVATTTFWIEVSVADFELSVWNGTEEVFTTEIGVGRDDRPTPGGVYYIRELLAVPDATGVYGPYAYGLSGFQPVLDDFNGGEAIIGIHGTNEPDKLGSFVSSGCIRMSNDAITEIVEEIGLPLGTPVYIDEEE